cagtgCACTATGAAATACCCCTCTGCATTGGCATACAGGATTTCAGCTAGCTGGGTGACTTCCACCAGGGCACAtgggagctggaaaaaaaaaaaaaactgggaCACTATTTTTaagattgtttttaaagaagactttggaaaaagaagctgatttCTTTTACAAGGGGGTGCTGGGCCCCTGCAGTGTGTTCTGTCACTGTATCACAAGATTTCTAAAAGGAGCAAAATCAGTAGGACACTGGTGTATCAGCCTGCAAAGAGCAGCTTCCCTCGCTCGCCTCCCATGTTTGACTAAATGGTATCACACGGTGCAgtctccccgctcccctcccaccccctgccTGCTTCCGCCAAGAGCCATCTCACAAAGTGCTTCGTAACTCAAGACACTGCTAAAGAGCTGACTCCTTCAGTTCTGCGTAACAGCAACTCGTGCTGCTCATAAATAGATTTGCAATTagcaggagaaacagaagaatggGTGCAAACCAGCTGCAGCAGAGTTAGCCTCACATCCCTGTCTTAAAGAAGCCCCTCACATTCAGCACGCGTCACTTGGGCATATAGCTGGGAGACCTCTGCAGGGAGCGTGCCTTTCAACAATATTCCTTTTCTACAGGatctgctgtttgcagcagaaTTGTCCAGAAACTGCAGAGTGCCTATCTATAGTGTCTTtactaaaaatgacaaaagctttttgtttttgactaGCTTGGGGTTTCATAGGATTTCTTTCGGCAGTCAGGGTTAAGAATTTGCTGGCCGAAGTGAAGGATCCTGAGATTTATCATGAGCTCACaatttgtttctctgctggTAACATCTGCTGTGTGTTCAATGCTGTCTGAACACTTCCAAGAACTTTTTGAGCATGCTGGAGGTCAGACTTCCTTAGCTTTTGGTGCTAAGGAGGGCAGTGGttttatacagaagaaaaaagacagactCAAGCATCAAACTTGGTACAGCTGGGATGGACTCGAGAGCCCTGATACTGCTGGGTCCTTTGGACAGATTAACCAGAGTAAAGAAGGGAGGCAAAGTGGTGTATGTGGGTGATCCCTAGCCCTCCCTGTAGAAGAGTTCATTTTATAAGGACGATTCCTTGTATGTGGCTGCTTCCTAGGCTGCCAGGGGATGAGGGTGCCAAGCACCCAGCATAGTGTTTTTTGGCCACCCTAGTGGAAGGAATGGGTCCTACCCCTGCCTTTGACAGCTGCTAAGTCAGCTCCTGCCAACAGGTGAGCTCAGGTATTCTTCCCAACAAAGCACGGCAGGTTTCCCTGTTAGATATTTCTGCATATCTCAAAAACACACCTGCAGCTGGGGCATGTGGTTCTACAGACCAAGCTTCCCTACATGGGACTCTTGCTGAAGTGCTGAACAACTGAGGGCAAATAAGATCTATTGAATAAAAACTGCTTCCAGCATTTCTGTCTCCTCAGGGACATGGTTCCTTCCTGGAACCCCTTGGGAGAGCTTCCTGGTGTGGGAGTTCGCTTGTCCCTGGCACCTTGGATGGATCTACCCTGGGCAGGTCTGCAGGAGAATTTAAACAAAGAGCCCTGTTGATGTCAGGGGGGATTTAGATTGATTTCTTCTATGAGGGGGAGGTAGCTATGTTTCTTCCCAGGTGTTTGGGGTGCAGTTGCAGCAGTCTGAtactctctttctctttcaataCGATTGCTGAAAAATGTTGCTCAAAACAATAGGCAGGCCTGCACAATGCTGGCTGCAAGTAACAGGAGACTTCTGTTAGAGCACAGGCTAATGGTTTGGAGAGGGCAGGCTTTAAATGCAAGGTCAACCAATGATTCGTGCCAGAACATCGCATCATTGCTATTGATTGAGGAAATGAGCATCCGACTCCCTTGCTTTGTGGAAATCAAGTTACCTGCAAAGTAAGACGGAGCTGGGGCAAGAAGATATCGGTGAGAATACCAGCTTGGGTGTTGGATTTCACAAGAGAAAACCTTGGCTTTAATTCTGTAGGCTCTTTCCTGGTGCGTGTGAAAGAAAGGAGCTGGGTGAAGGACGTTGCCAGTTTTGTCCAGtcctcccttcccagccttCAATCAAAGTATGTGTGTTAAGTATGTAAAGCATTTGGGTATCAAAGTTCCTCTGATCCTTCACAGGCTGCACCCTGTCACTGGGCTGAACCCACAGCGCTTTGTGCCTGAGTGTGGTTGGAGAGGGGACCCCCCGGCTTCTTCTCAACTCAAGTGCGGGGCCAAAGGGCAGGAACTGGGCATGTttgttctgtgctgcagctATTTGTAACAGCTGATGTTGTGCAGAACTTCTCAGATCAGATTAGATGGCAAAGTCCAGAGGTGAGCAGAGAAAGCTTGGCaatgaggagcagcagctggctaACATCACTTTTCCTTGCTCAGTTCCCCtgtgcagctgcctgggggCTACAGCCCCTTCCTGTTAACCTGGGGTCCTTCTTGGTATCTTTCTGGTTTAGTAGCCTCTTGTTGCTTACTGTGCTGTTGATGTATAAAACACATGTGTAGTCCTAAGACTTTAAAGATGATATGGGAGGGACCACATTAGCTTCCAGAGCAAGCTTGCAAACCTTTCCTGGCATAGAAAGtctgcagggacagggatgtTATAGTAACTCTGGGTTCCCATAGCTTGCAGGGAGCACCgcaggctgtgcaggaggaaAGTGGAGGCTGTGCACTGTTTGGGCTGCCTCCTCCACAGCAGGCTGATGTGGAATGTGAGCAAGCTGTTtgcagctgcaggcactggggTGTAAGGTGGAGCGGGGAGCAGTGCAGAGTTAGTGCCTGGGTCAGGCTCAGCTCCCAGAAGCACCCTGTGCTGCATGTGAGGTTCTGAAAGATCCTCCTTTGTGGAGCCTTTCTGAGCACCCCAGTGCTCTTTTGACCTCTCTCTATTTCACATGCAGCAGAAGTGTCCTGTAATTCAGTGACTGCCCTGGACATCTCCACGCTCAGTTTGATGAGACTAGGTAAGACTAACGGAGTGGTACTTTCTGCTTACATTCTCTTTTAATGGTAATGGCTATGTATATAAGGCCTCAGGAAGGAAAGCATCAGGAAGGAAcacaaaataaggaaatgcaTATGTTAGAAATAAGTTTTTGTGTAATTTTCTTGTGGTCAGTTTCTTCTAAGACAGGTCTGTAAGTTCCTCCATATTTACATGAAGTTGCTCATGAAATAGCATCAGATCCCAGCACACACCGTGAAGGCTGTGAAATGAGTTCATCTGAAATTCTGTAGTGGCTGGAGAACATCTTTgcgttgctttttttttttttttttttttttttaatggacagAACAGTCTCTGTGTCATGTGCATCAGAGTCCCAGTTCATTCAAGGATGTATCCCAAATCTAGTTGTTATGTAAAAGCAAAATCTcttttccctgtcctttttttcttctccttgtatCTCAGTTCTTggagtaaaaataaatcctattttccTGCCACTGAAGGAACAGTAAAGGAGTGAAAACCTCTCTGTAGACCTCATTTGCTCACCTGCACCACTGAATCGACTGCTTAGTAAAGTAACCATTGAGCCTGGCCTTtggtttctgtttcttgttttgtcagATGCTCTGCTTTCCTCATGCTTGTAAGCCTAGTTACTCAGTTACTTGTTATGATGCTGAGTTTTGTATCTTGGGAAGGTCTTAAACTGGTTATATGACTAAGAAAACAGCTTCTTTAAGGCACTTCAGGTAGAAGTAGTAACTGAACACATAGCGAGATGCCAGCTTTGCCAAACAACCTTTTCAAAAGAACATTATGCAAGGTATGGCTGCAAATTGTTTTTCCTAGTAGCAGCAAGAGTCTTCTTAAACATTTGTGAGCCTCCTCTGATGCCATGAGAGCTGGTGCTTCTGGTAAGATAAAAATCTTGCGTTTGACCCTACAAGTTCTGGGTTCAATCCTTAACAGACAACTCCACAGGGTTTCTACAACTTCCACAAGGTTATCTGTAACCCCTCCTGGCTGCTCATGGTACGAAGATAGGAAGATGAGAATCCCAATGGCTCTCTGGTGCTCTTATCTTAAGTACTTGGGTCAAGTACCAATCTTGATTACTTTTCTACATACTTGCACTTGCATGCTTGCTGAGCTGGAGTACCTGCTTCTGCTGTGCATACACGTGGTTCTCACAGCTTGCTTTTGGGTTGTTGGAACTTGGGACGAAAGCTTGGTGCCAGGGTAGTGTATGCCATGCAGTGCTGGCGAACGAGATTCCTTGAAATCCTTTCACATATCAAATAGATCTGTGAGTAAGGGGGTCAGTCTGAACATACCGCAAACCCCCAAAGCCTTACTGTATCCTGATTTTGCCTGTCCCAACTATTTATAGAACATTCTATGCttattctaaatatattttcctcaaaGGGACCTCATCTCAACCCCTTGTTCCACAGCTTTAATTGGATCAGTGATGCTGCTGTGACCTGTTAGCAGAAATTCCTTTTCTAGCTCTGTGGCAGAGCTGCACATGTTCCTGGTCAAGGCCTTGAAGGGGAAAATTTGTGACAAGCATGGCTCAAGGGTTTGGATTTAAACTCTGCAGCCATTCAGGTAGAGAGATTTTGATGATGTATCAGATCATTTCCTGTAGCCAttgcctgattatttttttatgttcctCCTTTGCTGGTAGATCTAGAGTtctggagggagaaaaacaattgACTTACTGGCAGTGTACTGCACCTTTCCCTTCCAGGAGTCTTTAGCCTTGCAAACTGGACTTAACGAAGAACACAACAAACATCCTCTCTCTAGAGGAAGTGTAAAGAGCATTCAGTGGGCAGAAAGTATTCCCTGTTGCAAGGACATTTGAAACTGgtgttctccttttttttttctcttacaagGAAGAGAAGTGTCTCTTCGGTGGGAGTGTCTGCATGACAGTGCTTAGACAGCAGTGGCTCTAAGTCTGTGGGATAGTTCTTACCAAAATGCTTTCCActcaccagcagcagaagccTCTTCTCTGCTAGCTGGCATTTTGCAACCCCTCTGGCAGTAAAGCCAGCTGCCCAGGCTTCATCCAGTGCAAGCTCTGCTTTGTGCCAATGAAGTCAGGGGCACTGTTAGCTGGTGTAGAATTAACATTGCAGGAGTGGCTCCTGCTCTCATCTGGCTTTGGAGGTAGATCATATGTGTCCTGGAGCTTCGTTATTGTTTTCCCAGCAGATGAGCTTGGGGTGTTCAAAAAGGCAAGACTTCAGTCTCACTTGCTGTTGACTGAATGAGGTCAGTTCATCAGCCTTATTGCTTCTGCATAAGAACAGAGGATCTCTTCTGGTCACAGAGAGCAACTCATCCTAGAGTAGATTCCCCAGTGGAGAATCTCTCCCTTTCAGAAAATTATATGATCTTTTTCAGTCGAAAGTTCTGACTATAACATAGGATAGAAGTTTTCATGCAAAGAGAACAGTACGGAACTTCACAGGATGTTTTTTATCCCttgaattaatatatatatatatatttcgAAAAATGCATCCTTCATTGAATTTTGTAGGTTTGAACAGTTTGTTCTATAGGGTGGTTATGTTTTGTCTGTCTTGCTCAGGATCATCTGCATATCTGCATGGTGGGTGCCACAAATCACAGTCCTGAGTGAAAAATTCTGGATCAGTGTAGAGGCAGGATGGGCCATTGGGACACCACAAATCCTGAATAACTGTGCTGCCCCACGACAAGGGTTAGCACTGACTTGTATGCTTGGAAAAAAGCAACTGCTCCCTGTCCTTGTGATGCGATTGTCCCAGCCTCCACCCTCTGGGTCTCAAACACAACTTGTGACTGGGCTCTACAGCACCAAGGATCGACTAAGGTCTAAAGCAGTGCACTGCTTCCACTGGTTCAATGGCAGGGTTTGGAGGCTGTGTCAGTACTGTCTCCAGAAGTCATATTGATTTAGGTACCCTTTAGATATCCCACTCTTCTGGGTGCAAGGAAGGAGACTGACACTTACTTGACCTTGGCAAGGCTTTGTGCTTCATAGGGTAATGTCATTCACTGTGTATCTTAGcttcaaaaaatgtctttgaggTTGACAGAAGCTTTTCTTGGTTATTATTCTTTAAGGATGAATGGGGCAGCATGCGGCAGCATGTGGCAAGATTGCAAAATGGGATTAGCTCAGGTCCTAGCAGGAGAAGTTTCTTAGCACTCCTCCAGAGCTATTTCCTTCTCCTGCAACCTCTGGAGCTGCATGAAATGAAAAGGGTTATGCCCTTACCTGCCTGGCTGGAAAATCATCCCAGTTCATGGCAAAAAATGAACTGAATCTGGTGCTCTTGGAAGCAATAAAACAGGTAAAGTATATTTTACAAGGAATTTCACATGGAGGATTGGACAGGAACACCAAATATTGCCACAAGATATTTTCCCCTTAAGAATTTAGTACTTGAAACACCGTCGCTGTATTTTTAGAGagacttttgcttttttccattgCTCCTGATATGGTGTTTAGGATGGTCTTCAGCTATTCCCAGGAGTGCAGGGATGGCCCTGCCTTCAGTTGGGTGGACTAAAAGTTGGCCTGATATATGTTTGTGTCGCATTAACAGTGATGGATACCCCGGTGGGGTTATTTTCCTGCTGAGCATGGGATGGGTTTTAGTCCTGTTTAAATCCTGTATCTCAAATCTGTTTGCCTTCTCACGGAAGgattcctctttctctcttttgcagGCATGGTTCAGAAACTTGACCAGAAGCTGCCTGTAGCCAATGAGTACCTGCTGCTCTCAGGCGGTGTGCGGGAAGGTGTGGTGGACATTGACCTTGATGAGCTGAATGTGTATGCCCGAGGCACAGACTATGACATGGACTTCACCCTGCTTGTGCCCGCGCTGAAGCTGCATGACCGCAACCAACCAGTCACGCTGGACATGCGCCACTCAGCGTTGTGCCACTCCTGGCTGAGCCTGCGGCTCTTTGACGAGGGAACCATCAGCAAATGGAAGGACTGCTGCACGATCGTGGACCATATCAACGGAGCTACCAATTACTTCTTCTCCCCAACGAAAGTCGCAGACTGGTTCTATGACTCCATTAGCATTGTCCTCTCTGAGATCCAGAAAAAGCCTCAGCGAGGGATGCCAAAGGTGGAGAAGGTAGAGAAGAATGGGACTATCATATCCATCATTTTGGGAGTGGGCAGCAGCCGCATGCTGTATGACATTGTTCCTGTGGTGTCCTTCAAAGGCTGGCCAGCTGTGGCGCAGAGCTGGCTGATGGAGAACCACTTCTGGGATGGGAAGATCACAGAGGAGGAAGTCATAAGTGGATTTTACTTAGTGCCTGCATGTTCCTACAAGGGGAAGAAGGACAATGAATGGAGGCTGTCATTTGCCAGAAGTGAAGTGCAGCTGAAAAAGTGCATCTCCAGCAGCCTCATGCAAGCCTATCAGGCCTGCAAAGCTATCATCATCAAGTTGCTGTCCCGCCCCAAAGCCATCAGCCCGTACCACTTGCGGAGCATGATGCTGTGGGCGTGTGACAGGCTACCTGCCAATTACTTGGCCCAGGAGGATTACGCCGCCCACTTCCTCCTGGGTCTCATCGATGACCTCCAGCACTGCTTGGTCAACAAGATGTGCCCTAACTATTTCATCCCCCAGTGCAAcatgctggagcacctctctgaAGAAACCGTCATGCTGCACGCGCGGAAGCTGTCCTCAGTCCGCTCAGACCCTGCCGAACACCTTCGAACTGCCATAGAGCACGTCAAAGCAGCCAACCGGCTCACGCTCGAGCTCCAGCGGCGAGGCAGCACCACCAGCATCCCCTCCCCGCAGTCAGACGGAGGGGACCCCAACCAGCCCGATGACCGACTAGCCAAAAAGTTGCAGCAACTAGTGACTGAGAACCCAGGGAAGTCCATCTCTGTCTTCATTAACCCAGATGATGTCACAAGGCCCCACTTCAGAATCGACGACAAATTTTTCTGAGCTTTCATCAATGTTTCttgggattttttcttttgtttcattttttttaaaaacaaaacagtgtgcattttttttcagttgtttttccttGATGACTTAGTCTCTTGTTTTTTACATATCCAGCGTAGATTGGATCTGTTGAGAACAATCTGAATAAATTATAATTCCTGGTTCTGCAGGACGGTGCAGATTTTGAAACAGTATATTACTATTTCATatgctgctttgattttttttttttcacgcaCCCATCCCCGTTGTCTGTGAGTAGTTTCTAAAGGAGGACAGGCACCATAAACACATATACCAGTGTTatatagaattttttttttcaagcttccATAATTAATAAATACTGTTGGGCCCCCGGAAGGGAGCATTCACCTTCCGCTGCTTaggaaatttacatttttttttcctcgagCTTCCATGACCCTAAAGAAATGAGAGAGACTCTGGGTTGGAAAGCACTCCTGGTAATTTGATGAGGCCAAATCTACTGGGCTGAAGCCCAGTTCATCTGTTTTCACACTTCTCACACTAGGGGAGGAAGTTGACTTTAGAGATGTTAATGCTTTTGGGGGGAAgagttgtttctgttttgatctACTTTTTGAATGTAATTGTTCATAATTGGACCCTGTACAGTTCAGAGggttgtttctgctgcttttccatgcGGAATAAGGTTATGGAATGTTAGTTTTAGTGTGTGTAATTATTCAAAGCCTTATTTAAATTCTATTAAAGAACATACCATTATAAATGTTAATTGCACTAATGAAATCTCTGCCATTACCTCAGCCCcactgtttgtgtttctttcatgAATTAGCATCTGTTATTAGGTACCGGTTGCTTGAGGCCCTTTGGGTCTCATGGTTTCAGGTGATTTCTTGATTGTCTTTTGTAAAAGACTTCCTTGTTAGCCCTGCTATGTTTGAGAAGTCAGAATTTTGCATTGGCATATTTCTTTGGATGCGTATTGTGTGTTGCAGTGCATATTGCATTGATATGTATTGCATGTTGTTGAAACAGGTTTGCCATTAGATAAGGACTTAATGCTAAAGCAGTGGTGTGTGCAAAGTGAATCAG
The DNA window shown above is from Aythya fuligula isolate bAytFul2 chromosome 9, bAytFul2.pri, whole genome shotgun sequence and carries:
- the MB21D2 gene encoding protein MB21D2; translated protein: MKMAAPLASKAGSAGTTSKPPFPELDFRSGARVEELNKLIQEFTKHDQREYDDQRALEIHTAKDFIFSMLGMVQKLDQKLPVANEYLLLSGGVREGVVDIDLDELNVYARGTDYDMDFTLLVPALKLHDRNQPVTLDMRHSALCHSWLSLRLFDEGTISKWKDCCTIVDHINGATNYFFSPTKVADWFYDSISIVLSEIQKKPQRGMPKVEKVEKNGTIISIILGVGSSRMLYDIVPVVSFKGWPAVAQSWLMENHFWDGKITEEEVISGFYLVPACSYKGKKDNEWRLSFARSEVQLKKCISSSLMQAYQACKAIIIKLLSRPKAISPYHLRSMMLWACDRLPANYLAQEDYAAHFLLGLIDDLQHCLVNKMCPNYFIPQCNMLEHLSEETVMLHARKLSSVRSDPAEHLRTAIEHVKAANRLTLELQRRGSTTSIPSPQSDGGDPNQPDDRLAKKLQQLVTENPGKSISVFINPDDVTRPHFRIDDKFF